A genomic region of Metopolophium dirhodum isolate CAU chromosome 1, ASM1992520v1, whole genome shotgun sequence contains the following coding sequences:
- the LOC132936138 gene encoding myotrophin-like: MEVCTSENGNCAVASEDLSWALQIGDLDTVKEQLQRLAKENGDWDINNVSNGRTMLHKACDYGHLDIVEYLIKNGADINKKDNFGITPLLCALWENHFKVAKYLIDKGAVTNLLTPQGLKYYECIEDSEMINLLKRLETQ, encoded by the exons ATGGAAGTCTGCACCAGTGAGAATGGAAACTGTGCGGTTGCAAGTGAAGATTTGTCGTGGGCATTGCAAATTGGCGATCTTGACACGGTCAAAGAACAGTTGCAGAGACTCGCTAAAGAAAACGGG GATTGGGATATAAACAATGTTTCAAATGGAAGAACTATGTTACATAAGGCTTGTGATTATGGTCATTTGGATATTGtcgaatatttaattaaaaatggtgCTGATATAAAT aagaaGGACAATTTTGGTATTACTCCATTGCTGTGTGCTCTgtgggaaaatcatttcaaggTTGCCAagtatttaattgataaa ggaGCAGTTACAAATTTATTAACACCACAAGGATTGAAGTACTATGAATGCATTGAAGATTCTGAGATGATAAACTTATTAAAGCGACTAGAAACTCAATAG